Proteins from a genomic interval of Sphingobacterium lactis:
- a CDS encoding isopenicillin N synthase family dioxygenase: protein MALVNIPRLDLQHYTEGTAEQRQQFVQDIGKAFNETGFVTIANHGLSNELIDELYQVVKAFFEQPSDIKGKYEFPELAGQRGYTSKGKEKAKDSKTPDLKEFWQRGQTIVGEEYSKADFPDNPQVEELPRFNEVTAEIYKKLEDAGRNLLKAIATYLNLPEDYFEQYVINGNSILRAIHYFPIENPDSIPADAVRAGAHEDINLITLLIGASADGLEVLTKDGEWFAIKAKGEDIVVNVGDMLQRLTNNKLKSTTHRVVNPPRELMKTSRYSVPFFLHPKSSMSLASLESCIDAEHPKAYEDYTAGEYLDERLREIGLKM, encoded by the coding sequence ATGGCTTTAGTAAATATTCCAAGATTAGATTTGCAGCATTACACGGAAGGTACTGCTGAACAACGTCAGCAGTTTGTCCAGGACATCGGCAAGGCTTTCAATGAAACAGGTTTCGTCACCATTGCAAACCATGGCCTCTCCAACGAACTGATTGATGAGCTCTACCAGGTAGTAAAGGCCTTTTTTGAACAACCTAGCGATATCAAGGGGAAATATGAATTTCCTGAACTTGCTGGACAGCGTGGCTATACCTCCAAGGGTAAGGAAAAAGCCAAGGATTCCAAAACGCCGGATCTGAAGGAATTTTGGCAACGCGGACAAACGATCGTCGGTGAAGAATATTCAAAAGCTGATTTTCCGGACAACCCTCAAGTGGAAGAGCTGCCTCGTTTCAATGAAGTCACCGCAGAGATCTATAAAAAATTGGAAGACGCCGGCAGAAACTTGCTGAAGGCCATAGCGACGTACCTAAACCTACCCGAAGACTATTTCGAACAGTATGTTATCAACGGGAACTCCATATTACGTGCAATTCACTATTTCCCGATTGAAAATCCGGACAGCATCCCTGCAGATGCCGTTCGTGCGGGTGCACATGAGGACATCAACCTAATCACCCTGTTAATTGGTGCGAGCGCCGATGGACTCGAAGTTTTGACAAAGGATGGTGAATGGTTCGCCATTAAAGCAAAAGGGGAAGATATCGTAGTCAATGTAGGCGATATGTTGCAACGCTTGACCAACAATAAATTAAAATCAACAACACACCGTGTTGTCAATCCACCACGTGAACTGATGAAAACCTCACGTTATTCCGTTCCATTCTTCTTACATCCAAAATCCAGCATGAGCTTGGCTTCCTTGGAATCTTGCATCGATGCCGAACACCCAAAAGCCTACGAAGATTATACCGCTGGCGAATACCTGGATGAACGCCTAAGGGAAATTGGGTTGAAGATGTAG
- a CDS encoding LytR/AlgR family response regulator transcription factor, translating to MIRAIAIDDEPLALDILKRFAQQVPYLNLERTFLNPHEAKAYLAAEEIALIFLDVRMPDMNGIDLFQSLEQKPLAIFSTAYTEYALSGFELEAVDYLLKPYTLERFEKACARAKELLELKGIIDTNPSFFVKDGYQKVKIELQRIKYIQAVGNYLRFVLEDREVLGRMTVKEFLSEWGGPEFLQVHRSYVIHTGAITKLDRHAIWIGDQEIPVGGSFQEEVKISLGITG from the coding sequence ATGATCCGAGCCATAGCCATCGACGACGAACCCCTAGCCCTGGATATCCTGAAAAGGTTTGCCCAGCAGGTCCCCTACCTGAATCTGGAACGCACCTTTCTGAACCCCCATGAGGCCAAGGCCTATCTGGCGGCGGAGGAAATCGCGCTCATTTTTCTGGATGTTCGGATGCCCGACATGAACGGCATCGATCTCTTCCAAAGCCTGGAACAGAAACCATTGGCGATCTTTTCTACAGCTTATACGGAATATGCGCTATCGGGTTTTGAACTGGAAGCAGTGGATTACCTGCTCAAGCCCTATACTCTGGAGCGATTTGAGAAGGCATGTGCCCGTGCGAAGGAATTGCTGGAGCTGAAGGGGATCATCGATACCAATCCCTCTTTCTTTGTGAAGGATGGTTATCAAAAGGTTAAAATAGAACTGCAACGAATCAAGTATATACAGGCGGTAGGCAATTACCTACGCTTTGTTCTGGAGGATCGGGAGGTGCTCGGCAGAATGACCGTTAAGGAATTCCTATCGGAATGGGGCGGCCCTGAATTTCTGCAGGTACATCGCTCCTATGTCATCCATACGGGAGCCATCACGAAACTGGATCGGCATGCCATCTGGATCGGCGACCAGGAAATCCCGGTCGGCGGCAGCTTTCAGGAAGAGGTGAAGATATCCCTTGGCATCACAGGTTAA
- a CDS encoding MarR family winged helix-turn-helix transcriptional regulator — protein sequence MSQDNTIDYFLKTAWQTVANKYNVIASQHGFTQAAGYILINIHRDGTPVSQIANSTGVKTTSLSRVLNNLESLGFIYRETSDTDKRSVKVYLTELGREKRKIAKDVVREFNEHLNTSFTEKEKATLVKLLQRVNEVATNYTPAVQIES from the coding sequence ATGAGCCAAGACAATACCATAGACTATTTTTTGAAGACTGCTTGGCAGACGGTTGCCAATAAGTACAATGTGATTGCCTCTCAGCATGGCTTTACGCAGGCTGCGGGCTATATCCTGATCAATATCCACCGCGATGGAACACCAGTTTCACAGATTGCGAATTCAACCGGTGTGAAGACCACTTCGCTATCCCGGGTGCTGAACAATCTGGAAAGTTTGGGATTCATCTATCGGGAGACGAGCGATACGGATAAACGATCGGTAAAGGTGTACCTGACGGAATTGGGGCGTGAGAAGCGTAAGATCGCCAAGGATGTCGTTCGTGAGTTCAATGAGCACCTGAACACTTCCTTTACGGAAAAAGAAAAAGCCACCTTGGTGAAGTTGCTACAGCGTGTGAACGAAGTGGCCACCAATTATACACCAGCGGTCCAGATAGAATCTTAG
- a CDS encoding four helix bundle protein: MHKLEELKVWHRAMELTVLVFQVVSDLPPEEKYGLASQIKRSVVSIASNIAEGAGRNTDKEFYHFLGMASGSSYELLTQILIAAKLNMINKQQAEVIYLELTQIQKMIYGFQRKLAKNFK; the protein is encoded by the coding sequence ATGCATAAATTGGAAGAATTAAAGGTATGGCATAGGGCAATGGAACTTACCGTTCTTGTGTTCCAGGTTGTATCAGATCTTCCTCCGGAAGAAAAGTACGGGTTGGCATCTCAAATCAAACGCTCGGTTGTTTCAATAGCTTCAAATATAGCGGAAGGTGCAGGACGAAATACCGATAAGGAATTTTACCATTTTTTAGGAATGGCCTCGGGATCTTCTTATGAGCTATTGACTCAGATACTGATAGCGGCAAAGCTAAATATGATAAATAAGCAACAAGCAGAAGTTATCTATTTGGAGTTGACTCAGATTCAGAAAATGATATATGGTTTCCAAAGGAAACTTGCTAAAAATTTTAAATAA
- a CDS encoding PCMD domain-containing protein: MPYKQLLWSVLGLFLFLSSCIKDEARNMEADITAVHIADSLINAQPIINNRNIVVYVKPGTLNLQEFALDFDLTAGATSVPAAGSVQDFSVPVTYEVTSEDGQYKKQYTVTLLESSVPENFDFELFGQDEKRQWVYFYEEVAGIPQNLWASGNSGFALTAGSNPTNATYPTQVTDLQQYVTSGKHAAYLETKSTGFLGALVKKPIAAGNLFIGSMFTKSIVDIQTRFGLPFNKVPVSLTGYYLYAPGSKVIDKDGNTVNVQDECDIYAVLFDRVALMEATAKDEEYPNRTWLDDKDVLTSPHIIALAQLKDAGPTTGTGMQKFELPFVFKREYKQADVDAYRYSIAIVLSSSKHGAIFQGAVGSKLVVDQLKINVK, encoded by the coding sequence ATGCCGTACAAACAATTACTCTGGTCCGTACTCGGACTTTTTCTCTTCTTATCAAGCTGTATAAAAGATGAGGCACGGAATATGGAAGCCGATATTACAGCGGTCCATATTGCCGACAGCCTGATCAATGCCCAACCGATCATCAACAACCGCAATATTGTGGTCTATGTGAAGCCAGGAACCCTGAATCTGCAGGAATTTGCCCTGGATTTCGATCTGACAGCAGGCGCCACGTCGGTTCCCGCGGCAGGGTCCGTTCAGGATTTCTCCGTGCCGGTGACCTATGAGGTGACCTCCGAAGATGGGCAATACAAAAAACAATACACCGTTACGCTCCTGGAATCCTCCGTGCCGGAAAACTTCGACTTCGAACTGTTCGGGCAGGATGAAAAGCGCCAATGGGTCTACTTTTACGAAGAGGTAGCCGGGATTCCCCAGAACCTATGGGCTTCCGGAAATTCCGGATTCGCACTCACCGCAGGCAGTAACCCGACCAACGCAACCTACCCAACCCAGGTGACGGATTTGCAGCAATATGTGACCAGTGGAAAACATGCCGCTTACCTGGAGACCAAGTCAACGGGATTCTTAGGCGCCTTGGTCAAAAAGCCCATCGCCGCCGGTAACCTATTCATCGGATCCATGTTCACCAAGAGCATTGTGGACATACAGACACGCTTTGGATTGCCTTTCAATAAAGTGCCTGTTTCCTTAACAGGGTATTACCTGTATGCTCCGGGATCAAAGGTCATCGATAAGGATGGAAATACTGTCAATGTACAGGATGAATGTGATATCTATGCCGTGCTCTTCGATCGGGTTGCCCTCATGGAGGCGACCGCAAAGGATGAGGAATATCCGAATAGAACGTGGCTAGATGATAAAGATGTGCTGACAAGCCCGCATATCATTGCATTGGCGCAGCTGAAAGATGCTGGACCAACAACAGGAACGGGTATGCAGAAATTTGAGCTGCCCTTTGTCTTCAAGCGTGAATATAAACAGGCAGATGTGGATGCCTACCGCTACAGTATAGCGATTGTGCTCTCTTCCAGTAAGCACGGTGCAATATTTCAAGGGGCCGTAGGAAGTAAATTAGTGGTGGATCAATTAAAAATCAACGTAAAATAA
- a CDS encoding sensor histidine kinase yields MKTTAKTTGKTTMRKKIGIEILVILLSTGALTLFGFAISPAMGMFFMLIPYAYILYAVNTYYILHFHYEKRINLIEYMILACCLGFIASIPFVLFLLAGAPYWHKEFLFFFILYFTIATSLSYHYYFKNRARNSKVLRLQRDLGQTDAEFKLMQSQVNPHFLFNVMNSIYGLALQENATKTADSVQRLSQMMRFMIFENQQEQILLSRDLSYLNEYIAIQSLRTENVPTVKIESDIVDTLSDLYITPMLLIPFVENAFKHGISMTQPSWIRVNADLVDNQLKFSVYNSIHQAQGIDLERTKSGIGLENVRNRLELTYPDRYMLVIEQNQQEYFVFLTIDLDTGKTQSSTNPQ; encoded by the coding sequence ATGAAAACTACAGCAAAAACCACCGGGAAAACTACCATGCGTAAGAAAATAGGCATCGAGATCCTGGTCATATTATTATCCACAGGTGCACTGACCCTATTTGGTTTTGCAATCAGCCCCGCGATGGGGATGTTCTTTATGCTGATTCCCTATGCGTATATCCTGTATGCAGTAAACACCTACTACATCCTGCATTTCCATTACGAGAAGCGGATTAACCTAATCGAGTACATGATTTTAGCGTGCTGCCTTGGCTTTATAGCTTCGATTCCCTTCGTGCTGTTTCTGTTGGCGGGAGCACCCTATTGGCATAAGGAATTCCTCTTCTTTTTTATCCTGTACTTCACGATAGCCACTTCGTTATCCTACCATTATTATTTCAAGAATAGGGCGAGGAACAGTAAGGTCCTTAGGCTGCAGCGGGATCTTGGCCAAACCGACGCTGAATTTAAGCTGATGCAATCGCAGGTCAACCCGCACTTTCTTTTCAACGTGATGAACAGCATCTATGGGTTGGCGCTGCAGGAGAATGCCACTAAAACGGCCGATAGCGTGCAGCGATTAAGTCAGATGATGCGCTTTATGATCTTCGAGAACCAACAGGAACAGATTTTATTGTCCCGCGACCTGAGCTACCTGAACGAATACATCGCCATCCAGAGTCTCCGTACGGAAAACGTGCCTACGGTAAAGATCGAATCCGATATCGTCGATACCCTGAGCGACCTGTACATCACGCCCATGCTATTGATTCCCTTTGTGGAGAACGCCTTTAAGCATGGCATCAGCATGACGCAACCTTCCTGGATCCGGGTGAATGCCGATCTGGTCGACAACCAGCTGAAGTTTTCTGTATACAACAGCATCCATCAGGCGCAAGGAATAGACCTGGAACGGACAAAATCGGGCATTGGCCTGGAGAATGTGCGGAACAGGCTGGAGCTCACTTATCCGGATCGCTATATGTTGGTTATCGAACAGAATCAGCAGGAATATTTTGTTTTCCTAACGATCGATCTGGACACCGGTAAAACTCAATCCTCCACCAATCCCCAATAG
- a CDS encoding porin family protein produces MQLILTYSKPMLFVFLLMVLGSRLQAQELQKGQLTLDVEAGTKIGGASPMGLPAEIRKINSYKPALPFFVGAKVAYGISEKWGIRTGFIFEGKGMKTDAQVKGYKTTFNADEDPNQNVSGYYYGDITTNVENLYLTVPILANYQLNSNWSLQAGPYISMAVQRKFYGLAKEGYIRDGDPTGEKVGIVDAAYDFKKHIRKVDVGISLGGKYDFAERYYATAQFDYGFNSIMKTGFESISFDLHNIFLNVGVGMRLW; encoded by the coding sequence ATGCAATTAATCTTAACATATAGCAAGCCAATGCTGTTCGTTTTTCTTTTGATGGTACTTGGCAGTCGGTTACAGGCTCAGGAGCTGCAAAAGGGACAGCTGACTTTGGATGTAGAAGCAGGAACGAAAATTGGGGGTGCCTCTCCAATGGGTCTACCGGCGGAAATCAGGAAAATAAACAGCTACAAACCGGCATTACCATTCTTTGTCGGAGCAAAGGTCGCATACGGTATTTCCGAAAAGTGGGGAATCCGGACCGGCTTTATCTTCGAAGGAAAAGGAATGAAAACCGATGCCCAAGTGAAGGGCTACAAAACAACTTTCAACGCCGATGAGGATCCGAACCAAAATGTCAGTGGGTATTATTATGGAGATATCACCACCAATGTGGAGAACCTATACCTGACGGTACCCATCTTGGCGAATTACCAATTGAATTCCAACTGGAGCCTGCAAGCAGGACCTTATATTTCGATGGCTGTACAGCGCAAATTCTACGGACTGGCAAAAGAGGGCTATATCCGCGATGGTGACCCTACGGGTGAAAAAGTTGGGATCGTGGATGCCGCATATGACTTCAAGAAACACATCCGAAAAGTAGATGTCGGCATAAGCCTGGGTGGCAAATATGACTTCGCAGAACGCTATTATGCCACAGCCCAATTTGATTATGGCTTTAACAGCATTATGAAAACCGGATTCGAAAGCATCAGCTTCGACCTCCACAATATCTTCTTGAATGTCGGTGTAGGCATGCGCCTCTGGTAA
- a CDS encoding 3-hydroxyacyl-CoA dehydrogenase/enoyl-CoA hydratase family protein, whose translation MNRNIKKVAVLGSGVMGSRIACHFANIGLEVLLLDIVPRELLPAEEAKGLTLESPVVRNRIVNQSLDTAIKSNPAPLFSKSFASRISTGNFDDDMHKIAQADWVIEVVVERLDIKQSVFEKVEQHRKPGTLITSNTSGIPIHLMAEGRSEDFKAHFCGTHFFNPPRYLQLLEIIPTPHTNKEVVDFLMEYGDKMLGKTVVLCKDTPAFIGNRVGVYSMLAVTHLVEKLDLKVEEVDKFTGPAMGHPKSATFRTADVVGLDTLVNVAKGLEQNAPNDEAKGVFILPDFITKMVENKWLGEKTKKGFYEKVKDDKGNSEILSLDLKTLTYGKQEKVKSSTLDATKQVEDIRKRMKVYEQGTDKAATLFRAMHYPLFEYVSNRVPEITDDFFRIDDAMRAGFGWELGPFEVWDALGVKETIEKIKQEEKRLPGQTGEVAQWVHDMLAAGCESFYKVENGVRQYYDIASKSYKAIPGTEDLIVLDNIRASKTIWKNSGVSIIDLGDGIINCEFHTKMNTIGGDVIQGLNKAIDLAEKEYRGLVISNDGKNFSAGANIGMIFMMAVEQDYDELNMAVKMFQDTSMRLRYSAIPVVAAPFQLALGGGCEFSMHADFVQLHAETYMGLVEFGVGVIPGGGGSKEFALRASDDFRPDQIDQNFLKDRFLTIGQAKVSTSAVEAFELGYLQEGKYAITMNRARLLADAKAKALEMANEGYVQPARRKDIKVLGNQGLGIVYVGASSMEAGHYISEHDKKISEKLGWVMCGGDLAQPTEVDEQYLLDMERRAFVELCAERKTLERIQAMLTTGKPLRN comes from the coding sequence ATGAATAGAAATATTAAAAAAGTAGCTGTATTGGGATCCGGAGTTATGGGTTCCCGAATTGCCTGCCACTTTGCTAATATCGGTTTAGAGGTCTTGCTGTTGGATATCGTTCCGCGGGAGCTGCTGCCGGCAGAAGAAGCCAAGGGATTGACCTTGGAGAGCCCGGTGGTAAGGAACCGCATTGTGAACCAATCCTTGGACACAGCCATCAAATCAAACCCTGCGCCTTTATTCAGCAAATCATTCGCCAGTCGGATATCGACCGGTAATTTTGACGATGATATGCACAAGATTGCACAGGCAGATTGGGTAATCGAAGTGGTCGTGGAGCGTTTGGATATTAAACAGTCCGTATTTGAAAAAGTAGAGCAACACAGAAAGCCTGGTACCTTGATTACCTCCAATACATCGGGTATTCCGATCCATTTGATGGCGGAAGGCCGTTCCGAGGACTTCAAAGCACATTTTTGTGGGACGCACTTCTTCAACCCGCCGCGTTACCTGCAGCTGTTGGAAATTATTCCAACCCCACATACCAACAAAGAGGTCGTGGATTTCCTAATGGAATACGGCGATAAGATGTTGGGAAAAACAGTGGTGTTGTGTAAGGATACCCCAGCATTCATCGGAAACCGTGTAGGTGTGTATTCCATGCTTGCCGTGACGCACCTCGTGGAGAAGTTGGACCTGAAAGTTGAAGAGGTTGATAAATTTACCGGCCCTGCAATGGGTCACCCGAAATCGGCAACCTTCCGTACTGCGGATGTAGTCGGTTTGGATACATTGGTGAATGTGGCCAAAGGTTTGGAGCAGAATGCGCCGAATGATGAGGCCAAAGGCGTCTTTATCCTCCCTGATTTTATCACCAAGATGGTGGAAAATAAATGGTTGGGGGAGAAGACCAAGAAAGGATTTTACGAAAAGGTTAAGGATGACAAAGGAAACTCTGAAATCCTATCCTTGGATCTGAAGACCCTGACCTATGGCAAACAGGAAAAGGTGAAATCCAGCACCTTGGATGCTACAAAACAAGTGGAAGATATCCGCAAGCGCATGAAGGTATACGAGCAGGGAACGGATAAAGCCGCTACGCTTTTCCGCGCCATGCACTATCCATTGTTCGAGTATGTTTCCAACCGTGTTCCGGAAATTACCGACGACTTTTTCCGTATCGATGACGCCATGCGTGCCGGATTCGGTTGGGAATTGGGGCCTTTCGAGGTATGGGATGCCCTAGGTGTGAAGGAAACCATTGAAAAGATAAAACAAGAAGAGAAGCGTCTTCCTGGTCAGACAGGCGAGGTTGCACAATGGGTCCACGATATGTTGGCCGCCGGTTGCGAAAGCTTCTATAAAGTAGAAAATGGCGTACGCCAGTATTACGATATCGCTTCCAAGTCCTATAAAGCGATCCCGGGTACCGAAGATCTGATTGTCTTGGATAACATCCGTGCGTCAAAAACAATCTGGAAGAACTCCGGCGTGTCCATTATCGACCTTGGTGATGGCATTATAAACTGTGAGTTCCACACCAAAATGAATACCATCGGTGGCGATGTGATCCAGGGCTTGAACAAGGCGATTGATCTAGCAGAAAAAGAATACCGTGGATTGGTGATTTCCAATGATGGAAAGAACTTCTCTGCCGGAGCGAATATCGGGATGATCTTTATGATGGCGGTTGAGCAGGACTACGACGAGTTGAATATGGCCGTTAAGATGTTCCAGGATACGTCGATGCGCCTACGCTACTCCGCGATCCCTGTAGTTGCTGCACCTTTCCAATTGGCATTGGGTGGCGGCTGTGAGTTCTCGATGCATGCTGACTTTGTACAGCTGCATGCCGAGACGTACATGGGATTGGTAGAGTTCGGTGTTGGTGTGATTCCGGGTGGCGGTGGATCCAAGGAGTTCGCATTGCGTGCATCCGATGATTTCCGTCCGGATCAGATCGATCAGAACTTCCTGAAAGACCGTTTCTTGACGATCGGTCAGGCAAAAGTTTCTACCTCGGCGGTTGAAGCGTTCGAGCTGGGCTATCTGCAGGAAGGAAAGTATGCCATCACGATGAACCGTGCACGCCTATTGGCCGATGCGAAAGCAAAAGCATTGGAAATGGCAAACGAAGGCTATGTGCAGCCGGCACGCCGCAAGGACATCAAAGTGTTGGGTAACCAAGGTCTGGGCATCGTCTATGTGGGTGCATCCTCGATGGAAGCCGGCCACTACATCTCCGAGCACGACAAGAAAATCTCCGAGAAACTCGGTTGGGTCATGTGCGGTGGAGACCTGGCACAACCTACCGAAGTCGATGAGCAATACCTCCTGGATATGGAACGCAGAGCCTTCGTGGAGCTATGTGCCGAACGAAAAACCCTGGAAAGAATCCAAGCGATGCTGACAACGGGGAAACCGTTAAGGAATTAA